From the Salarias fasciatus chromosome 16, fSalaFa1.1, whole genome shotgun sequence genome, one window contains:
- the LOC115403247 gene encoding transmembrane protein 237A-like translates to MPTVKSKKKKAKKEVIDDEEQGEVAVDMEMEEVANRSHSDSKDQLTPEPPDPAPHKKKKKKRTATIDLETEHADTPNGNMSEPMVDGEETTVAVTRRTKRKRKAKAAEHYSNELGAEDEDMVTEAQSPIPQHSLFSAPHGHSQPVGRVFVERNRRFQAERVDHLRHSELMDDYMDPRQIWTTRDIALKVHSGFRVVGLFSHGFLAGYAVWNIIVVYVLAGEQMTTLPNLLQQYHPLAYPSQSLLYLLLAISTVSAFDRVNLAKTSMALRGFLTLDPAALASFLYFIALILSLSQQMTSDRIHLYPTANETLWPPGSEQQILRPWIVVNLVVSLLVGLAWAVVSTRPDVDYTEDFLMTMEVEGFPRSEENLEIPA, encoded by the exons ATGCCGACCGTcaagagcaagaagaagaaggcgaAGAAAGAGGTCATCGATGACGAGGAGCAGGGAGAAG TGGCGGTGGacatggagatggaggaagTGGCTAACAGGAGCCACTCTGACAGCAAAGACCAGCTGACCCCGGAACCGCCAGATCCAGCTccacacaagaagaagaaaaagaagaggacaGCAACTATCG ACCTGGAGACGGAACACGCCGACACTCCAAACGGTAACATGTCGGAGCCGATGGTGGACGGGGAGGAAACAACGGTCGCTGTGACGAGAAGAACCAAAAGAAAGAG GAAGGCCAAGGCGGCAGAGCACTACAGTAACGAACTGGGAGCTGAAGACGAGGACATGGTCACTGAGGCCCAGTCTCCCATCCCCCAGCATTCCCTGTTCTCCGCCCCGCATGGACACAGCCAGCCGGTGGGCAGAGTCTTTGTGGAGAGGAACC GACGCTTCCAGGCCGAGCGGGTGGACCACCTGAGACACTCGGAGCTCATGGACGACTACATGGACCCCAGACAGATCTGGACCACCAGAGACATCGCCTTGAAGGTCCACAGCGGCTTCAG GGTGGTGGGCCTGTTCTCGCACGGCTTCCTGGCTGGATACGCCGTGTGGAACATCATCGTGGTGTACGTGCTGGCCGGCGAGCAGATGACCACGCTGCCCAACCTCCTGCAGCAGTACCACCCGCTGGCCTACCCGTCCCAGTCcctgctctacctgctgctggcCATCAGCACCGTGTCCGCCTTCgacag AGTGAACCTGGCTAAGACCTCCATGGCTCTGAGAGGTTTCCTCACTCTGGAtcctgctgctctggcttcTTTCT tgTATTTCATAGCCCTGATCCTGTCCCTCAGCCAGCAGATGACCAGTGACCGGATCCATCTGTATCCCACAGCCAACGAGACGCTCTG gcctCCGGGCTCTGAGCAGCAGATCCTTCGTCCCTGGATCGTGGTGAACCTGGTGGTGTCTCTGCTGGTGGGGCTGGCCTGGGCGGTGGTCTCCACCCGGCCGGACGTCGACTACACAGAAG ATTTTCTAATGACGATGGAGGTTGAAGGATTCCCGagatcagaggagaacctggaaaTCCCAGCATGA